GTCCGAAATGGATCAACTAATAGGAAAGCTTGCATCATACGGACTAAAAGGGGTAGAAGCTATTTATACCACTCATTCCGATTCTGTGATAGAGCAGTTGAAAAGTATTGCAACTAAATATAATCTGTTGATTACCGGAGGATCGGATTTTCATGGCACCGGAAAACCGGGCGTAGACCTTGGAAATGGTTTTGGTGATATGCGTATTCCTTATGATATTGTAAATGCGATGAGAAAAAACTAGCAAAGTTTATTCGAGTATATAAAATTTATTTTTTGCGGTGCTGCAAGTTGTACTTAGCAGCACTGCAAAGTTTTTAGATTGGATCTGTTGGAGTTAAGTAATCTGATAGAAGCTTAAGCCATATTTATTTTAAAATTGCTTGATCTACCTTGCTTATATAATTTAAATTTTGAATTTATTACTGAATATTTAACAATCCACATTTATCAATAAAATAAGTAAAAAAGAGAGATAGCGAAAAGGCTATGATTGGTGCAATAATCCACATAATAAAAAAGCGATCGACCTCGGTTTTTCTAAAAATATTTCGAAAGCCAAGTTTAGCAACGCCAATACCAATAATAGCTCCTACATTTAGCTGAACCAAGGATGTTGGAATTCCTTTAATTAAGGATGCACTAAGTAAAAGACTTGCCGATATAAAGGCTATGATAACAGCCTCTATTTTGCCGAAAAGAACAATTTCTTTACCGGTATTCTTAACAATTTTCTCTCCAAAAATTGAACTTCCAATACTAAAGCTTGGTGCTACAATTAAGGTGGCTAAAATCATAACCTGCAAATATTGATTTTGAGCTACCTGTAATTCGTTGCATGCCATTGATGAAAGGGGGCCTGCTGCATTGGCAACATTATTTGTACCTATGGAAAAGGCAACATACATCGACATTAATACAATTAATCCTTTTAAAATATAACTATTGTTTAGCGATTTGGAAATGGTATAACCACGTTTACGAATAGGTTTATAGATGTATTTACCTATGATAAATGCAAGCAAGAAGGATAATAAAGGCATTATAAACCAGGTTGGAACAATTTCGAAAAGTAATTTGTTCGAGTTTAAAGAATTAAAATAAACAGCTGGTGCTGTAACTGCCATTACCGTGGCCTGACTAGTTGATTGAGGAATACCAAAAAGGTTGGCAATTAATAATGAAAATGCTACCGAAAGTAATATGACCGATACAATTCCAAAACTCATTAATTCAGGATCGAGCAATCCTTTCCCTATTGTTTTTGCTGTTTCTTTTCCTCCGGTTATTGCTCCTAAAAAAACCATTAATCCAAATAAACCGGGAATTAGATTTTTTTTAATCACATTGGCTCCATAAGCTGCCGAAAAAGCTGGAGCAGTGCCACTGCCGCCCATGGTAATAGCTAAGAAAATGGCAATAACAAAAGGTATTAAAAATGGAATTAACATAGCTGTACTTTTGAATGAATAATAATCAAAGGTATTGCTGCTTAATTGCTTAAGAAATAGCTTTTGTACGTAAAAAAATAAGTGTTTGTGCGTATTTAAAGTTTTTTACCGAACTATACTTCAAAAATATGTTGTTTTATGGCGTAAACAACCAGCGATGCAGTATTTTTCGAATCGGTTTTTAGAAGTATGTTTTCGCGGTGTTTATCAACTGTTCGTTTGCTTATGTAAAGAAGATCGGCAATTTCCTGATTCGATAATCCTTTGCAGATGTTGTAAAGAATTTCTATTTCTCGATTAGTAAGATCTGATTTGTGTTTGTCTTTTGGATTTAAGTTTTTAATAATACTTTCCAGAATTTCGGTAGAGAAAAAGCTGTTGTTGCTGTTTACTGCCTCTATTGCTTGTTGCACCTCTTCAAAGCGAGAATTTTTTAAAAGAAAGGCTTTTGCTCCGGCATTTATCATTTCGGAATAATAGTTTTCGTTGGCATGCATCGATAGGGCAATAATTTTTGTGTTGGGATATTTTTGGCTCACTTGAATGCTGGCATCTATACCATTCATAACAGGCATTTCGATATCCATTAGCACAACATCGGCAGGCCAGTTTTCGAGCATTTTTAATAGCTCATATCCATTTCCTGCTTCTTTTATTTCGCAATTTTCCATTTGCTGATCGAGAAGAAATCTTAGTCCTTCACGAAATAGTTGGTGGTCGTCGACAAGGGCAATATGTAATGATTCTTTCATTTTGTTTGATTGTGCGAATGAATGGGAATTTCGATTTTTGTAAAAAAGCCTTTGTACGAACTTTTACTCTTTTCTATAGTTCCGCCAATTGATTTTACCCTCGATTCGATATTCGACAAACCCATTCCACCGAGCTTTTCTTTTTGCACAGGAAGACCTTTACCATTATCGGAATATAAAATTTGTAAGCCATTGTGAAAATACAAAAGGTTAATTTGTAATTGAGTGGCGCAGGCATGTTTAATGGTGTTGGTTACCAGTTCACCAATAATGCGGTAAATAACAAGTTCAATGTTAAAATCGAATCTTTTATTGTTAAGATCGAGATTTAAATTTATTTCGAAGTTAACAGGAAAATGGATGCCGGCAATAAAATTCTTAATGGCTTTTTCCAGTCCGTAGCGTTCCAAATTATGCGGACTTAGTTTATTCGAAATTTCTTTAATGGCGATAATTGCTTCGTTGGTGGCATGGTCCGATTTCTGCAGCAATATTAGGTTCTTTTCTTCGTCTAGTTTGCTGCTCATGGCCGAAAGGGTCATTTTTATATTCGATAAAATAGGTCCCAGTCCATCGTGTAGTTCTTTTGAAAATATTTGTCGTTCTTTTTCTTCGGTTCTGATAATAGCACCAAGAATTTTGCTTTCGTTCTCCTTGCGTATTTTATCAATTTTATCCTGAAGTTGAAAAATGCGGTTAATATAAAATGCACCTGCAAACATTAGTACGGAAATTAATACTGCTATCCAGTTCGAGATGGTAAAATCATGGCTTATAGGTGGGATATAAATAAGCTGTATTAACTCTATACATCGCCTGATTGCCATAAGTAAAAAACCTGCAGAAATCATGATCCAAGATCCGTTGAATCTGGTTTTTGGGATTAATTTTATTGTAATAATAAATGCCCCAAACTGAAGTAAGACCGAAATTATAAGAGCAAATTGTAAAACCATAATACAATATTAGTGATATTATTTCTGATAAAATTACGTAGATAGACGTATGAGCAGAAGAAAATGCAGAGCAGCCACTTGGCTGCTTTAATTTTTCATGATAGTGAAAGTAAGTCCAGCTTGTCCTATGAGTTTTTTTTAGTTTTTACATTACTATAAACACTTTTTTAGATTTTAGTTTTCTCATTTGTAATTTCGGGTGTTATTATCAGTAAGTAAAGTTTTATTGAAAATTTTTAATGTTTCTATTAAACCATTCGGATGAATGCTAGTCTTATGTGCAGTAATCATGAAAAAAGAAAAAAATGAAAAAGATATTACTTGCCTTTTATTCTCTGTTCTTAATGTTTGGTAGCAGTTTGTTTGCTCAGGATTTTCAGGGGAAAGTGTACTACGAAAGTAAAACAAGTGTGGATATGGATTTTGGCGGTAGGCAAATTCCTGAAGAACATAAGAAGAGAATTTTGGAACGTATGAAGCAGATGAGTGAGAGAACTTATATTTTAAGTTTTAACAGAACAGAATCGATTTACAAGGAAGATGAGAAGCTGGAACAGCCCGGAATGCAACAAAGGGGTGGTATGCGCATGGCCATGATGATGGGCGGTGGAGAAGATTATTACAAAAACGTAAAAGAAGGTACTTATGCTGTTTCGAAAGACTTGTACGGAAAAATATTTTTGGTTAAAGATAGCTTGCCAAGTCTGCAATGGCAAATGCAGGCCGAAACCAAAAAGATCGGAAGATATACAGCATATAAAGCTACGGCAATTAAGAATGTTCGTGAGCCAAATATGAAAGCAATTTTTCAGCCAGGAGGCAAATCGAAGGAAACTGAAAGTAAAGAACCAGAGATGATTGAAAAGGAAGTTAAACTTGTAGCTTGGTATTGTCCGGAGATACCTGTAAACCAAGGTCCGAGTGAATATTGGGGATTACCAGGTTTAATTATGGAATTGAACGATGGCAGAACAAGTATTCTGTGTTCTAAAATTGTAATTAATCCGAAAGAGAAAATTGCTATTAAAGAACCATCGAAGGGGAAGAAAGTGAATCAGGCAGAATATGACGAGATATCACGTAAGAAAATGAAGGAAATGCGTGAAAATTTCAGAGGAATGAGACCTGGCGGCGGCAGAGGAAGAAGATAGCGATTATCAGTTATCAGCGAAAGCGAGTGATTAGAACAAAACCCACTACTTCATTAAAGTGAAAGTAAATTAAATATTATGAAGAAATATTTTTTCATACTCTTATTTCTGTGCAATTATATTATGACTTATGCACAGGAAGATGTTACCCTTAAAGGTACTGTAAAAGATAAGCAGGGTATAGCTGTTGAAATGGCTAATGTCATTGCTGTAAATTCCGATACAAAATTATTGGAATCGTATTGTGTAACCAATCATAGTGGATTGTATAAACTAAAGCTTAAATCGGGATCTAGTTACGATGTTAAAGTAAGTTTCATAGGATTTGGAGTCGAAGAATTTCATTTCGTGGCCATGGAAAGCGATGCGGTAAAAAATGTAGAAATATCGGAAAAAGAAAGTATGCTTAAGGAAGTAGATGTAACCTATACCATGCCTGTTATGGTAAAAGGAGATACTATTGTATATGATACCGATTCGTTTACAACTGGCACCGAAACAAAATTGAAAGATGTGCTGGTAACTTTACCTGGAGTAGAAATGAACGACGATGGGCAGATTGAGGTGGAAGGCAAGCAGGTGCAAAAGGTAATGGTTGAGGGAAAAGATTTTTTTGATGGCGATTCTAAAATTGCATCGGATAATATTCCTGCTGATGCGGTTGATAAAATTGAAGTGCTTAGAAACTACAATGAAATTGGTCAGATGAAAGGTTTAACCAATGATGAGGATAATATTGCTCTTAATATTAAATTAAAGAAAGGGAAGAAAAGTTTTTGGTTTGGAGAAATTACTGGCGGAGCGGGGCCCGATGAGAAGTATTTGGCACATCCTAAGTTATTTTATTATAGTCCTGAATTCAGCTTAAATGTTATTACCGATGTAAATAATATTGGTGAAGTACCGTTTACGCGCAGAGATTACATGAATTTTACAGGTGGATTTAAAGGATTTAACCCTGGGGGAGGAAGTTCAATTGGTACCGGATCGGGAGGCTTGGGCATATCAACAGCCCAAAATAACCGCGCTAAAGATATTAACACCAAATTTGCAGCACTTAATTTTAGTTATGCTCCTTCAGATAAATGGGATATTGGTGGATTTGGAATTTATTCTTACACCGGAACATTAATGGAAACTCAGAAAACGACTACTTACGAACTAGAGGGAAATCAGTCGCAGGTAGAGGAGAGTATCACCAAGAACGATCAGGATGCAAGTTTGGGATTATTTAAGTTTAATTCGGTTTACAAACCAAATTCAAATTTCCAGTTCGATTATGATATTTTTATTAAGCAATCGGACGATGATGAAGAGGAGGAACTTGTTTCGGTGGTTGATGGAGTATCTGACCAAATAAGTCAGCTAAAACAGCAAAAACCTATTTCTTTAAATCAAACAGCAAAAATATATTATACGCTTAACGATAAAAATATATTTGCATTCGATGCTCAGCACCTCTACAAGAATGAGGACCCATTTTATAATTCTACTCGCGATGAGTTTGCATTTACCGAATTATTTCCAGTTAACGAGTCGGTAAGTTTGTACGATTTAAATCAGAGCAAGGGTATAATTACCAATAAATTTGATGCCATGCTTGATTATTATCTGGTAACAGGAGATAAAAGCAATTTGCAGTTTACTTTGGGAACAACGCAAAATCATCAGAATTACGATTCAGATATTTTTCAGGTTTTAGATGATGGTAATCAGAATAAAATGTCTGGCGATGATTATACAAATGATGTAAAGTTTAATGTTTCGGATCTGTTTTTTGGTTTTCATTACAAGCTTAAGGCGGGATTATTTACATTTAATCCTGGTTTTAATCTTCATCAGTTCACAACTAAGAGTGAGCAAAAAGGAGTCACTTTTAAAGATGATTTAACATCAATATTACCAGATGTTTATATTAACATGCAGTTAAAGAAATCGGAAAACCTGCGATTTAACTACAATATTACCAGAACTTTTACCGATGTTTCGAAATATGCCGAAGCTTATGTTTTAAGTAATTACAACTCGGTTTATAGTGGTAATCCTGAGCTGGAAAGTTCCTTAAAACATAATTTATCTTTGAATTTTTTCAGCTTTAACATGTTTAATTTTACCAATATGTTTGCCAATATAAAATACTCTAAAAGTATCGAGGGTTTTAAGAGTAATGTTGTGCCTATTGGAATTAATCAAATTACTACCACTGTAAATTCCGATTTGGCCGACGAATCGCTAAGTATGAATGCTCGATATCAGAGAATTTTTGGCAAGATAAAAACATCCTTAAAAGGAAGTTTGTCGTGGGCCGAGAATAACAATCTAGTAAATGGAAATCCGAGTAAATCGAAAACTTTTGCTCAGAATTATACTGGTTCGGTAGAAACGAATTTTAAGAATGCGCCTAATATCGAATTGGGATACAAGTATGCGATTAATGATTACGAAAGAGGAGCTACTAAGTCGACTTATTACACACAGCGACCTTTTGCCAAGTTGGATGTGGCCTTTTTAAAGAATTTTATTTTTACGGCCGATTATGAATTCTACTCCTATACCAATAAGGAAAATACCATAGAGAATGAGTACAGTTTTCTGGATGCAGATTTACTGTACCGAAAAAATGATAGCAAGTGGGAGTTTGGAATAAAAGGAAAGAATTTGCTAAATACCGATTCTCTGGATAAAAATAGCGAGAATGACTTTTCGTACTCATCATCGACCTATTTTGTTCAGCCTAGATATGTACTGTTCACTGTTAAGTACGATATATAATGAATTATAATTTGTAAATGATGTTTTATAAATGCAGCCGGTGATGATATTACTGGCTGCATTTTTATGCTAATGATTCTGGATCTGTTTTTATTGATGCCAGCAATTTTATTGAATGTTTATACAGGGAAATTAGAATTCAACTCATAATTTTTCAGTCATTATTATTTGTCCAGATTTCCCAGTTTTTCTCAGCTTGTAGATGTAGCATTCGTAATCCATTGTGAGTTTTTGCTCCTTGTGCAGCTCCTTTTTTCATGAATAAGGTTTCTGCCGGATTGTAAACCAAATCGTAAAGAAAATGCTCTTTTGTTAGCAATTGGTAAGGAATATCAGGGCAAGTATCTTCTTTTGGAAAGGTGCCCAATGGAGAGCAGTTTACAATTAATTTGTATTTGCTCATTATGTCAGCATCCAATTGGTTGTAGGTAAAGCAGTTTTCTTTTGCATTTCTACTTACGAATTTAAAATCTAAGCCCAATTCTTCTAATCCGCCGGCAATTGCTTTCGAAGCGCCTCCAGTTCCTAAAATTAATGCCTGTGGGCGTTTTTGACCTAAAAATATTTTTAAGGATTCTAAAAAACCATAAATATCGGTGTTAAAACCTTTCAGTTT
This genomic interval from uncultured Marinifilum sp. contains the following:
- a CDS encoding TonB-dependent receptor — its product is MKKYFFILLFLCNYIMTYAQEDVTLKGTVKDKQGIAVEMANVIAVNSDTKLLESYCVTNHSGLYKLKLKSGSSYDVKVSFIGFGVEEFHFVAMESDAVKNVEISEKESMLKEVDVTYTMPVMVKGDTIVYDTDSFTTGTETKLKDVLVTLPGVEMNDDGQIEVEGKQVQKVMVEGKDFFDGDSKIASDNIPADAVDKIEVLRNYNEIGQMKGLTNDEDNIALNIKLKKGKKSFWFGEITGGAGPDEKYLAHPKLFYYSPEFSLNVITDVNNIGEVPFTRRDYMNFTGGFKGFNPGGGSSIGTGSGGLGISTAQNNRAKDINTKFAALNFSYAPSDKWDIGGFGIYSYTGTLMETQKTTTYELEGNQSQVEESITKNDQDASLGLFKFNSVYKPNSNFQFDYDIFIKQSDDDEEEELVSVVDGVSDQISQLKQQKPISLNQTAKIYYTLNDKNIFAFDAQHLYKNEDPFYNSTRDEFAFTELFPVNESVSLYDLNQSKGIITNKFDAMLDYYLVTGDKSNLQFTLGTTQNHQNYDSDIFQVLDDGNQNKMSGDDYTNDVKFNVSDLFFGFHYKLKAGLFTFNPGFNLHQFTTKSEQKGVTFKDDLTSILPDVYINMQLKKSENLRFNYNITRTFTDVSKYAEAYVLSNYNSVYSGNPELESSLKHNLSLNFFSFNMFNFTNMFANIKYSKSIEGFKSNVVPIGINQITTTVNSDLADESLSMNARYQRIFGKIKTSLKGSLSWAENNNLVNGNPSKSKTFAQNYTGSVETNFKNAPNIELGYKYAINDYERGATKSTYYTQRPFAKLDVAFLKNFIFTADYEFYSYTNKENTIENEYSFLDADLLYRKNDSKWEFGIKGKNLLNTDSLDKNSENDFSYSSSTYFVQPRYVLFTVKYDI
- a CDS encoding ATP-binding protein, yielding MVLQFALIISVLLQFGAFIITIKLIPKTRFNGSWIMISAGFLLMAIRRCIELIQLIYIPPISHDFTISNWIAVLISVLMFAGAFYINRIFQLQDKIDKIRKENESKILGAIIRTEEKERQIFSKELHDGLGPILSNIKMTLSAMSSKLDEEKNLILLQKSDHATNEAIIAIKEISNKLSPHNLERYGLEKAIKNFIAGIHFPVNFEINLNLDLNNKRFDFNIELVIYRIIGELVTNTIKHACATQLQINLLYFHNGLQILYSDNGKGLPVQKEKLGGMGLSNIESRVKSIGGTIEKSKSSYKGFFTKIEIPIHSHNQTK
- a CDS encoding GLPGLI family protein, producing MKKILLAFYSLFLMFGSSLFAQDFQGKVYYESKTSVDMDFGGRQIPEEHKKRILERMKQMSERTYILSFNRTESIYKEDEKLEQPGMQQRGGMRMAMMMGGGEDYYKNVKEGTYAVSKDLYGKIFLVKDSLPSLQWQMQAETKKIGRYTAYKATAIKNVREPNMKAIFQPGGKSKETESKEPEMIEKEVKLVAWYCPEIPVNQGPSEYWGLPGLIMELNDGRTSILCSKIVINPKEKIAIKEPSKGKKVNQAEYDEISRKKMKEMRENFRGMRPGGGRGRR
- a CDS encoding anion permease translates to MLIPFLIPFVIAIFLAITMGGSGTAPAFSAAYGANVIKKNLIPGLFGLMVFLGAITGGKETAKTIGKGLLDPELMSFGIVSVILLSVAFSLLIANLFGIPQSTSQATVMAVTAPAVYFNSLNSNKLLFEIVPTWFIMPLLSFLLAFIIGKYIYKPIRKRGYTISKSLNNSYILKGLIVLMSMYVAFSIGTNNVANAAGPLSSMACNELQVAQNQYLQVMILATLIVAPSFSIGSSIFGEKIVKNTGKEIVLFGKIEAVIIAFISASLLLSASLIKGIPTSLVQLNVGAIIGIGVAKLGFRNIFRKTEVDRFFIMWIIAPIIAFSLSLFFTYFIDKCGLLNIQ
- a CDS encoding response regulator transcription factor produces the protein MKESLHIALVDDHQLFREGLRFLLDQQMENCEIKEAGNGYELLKMLENWPADVVLMDIEMPVMNGIDASIQVSQKYPNTKIIALSMHANENYYSEMINAGAKAFLLKNSRFEEVQQAIEAVNSNNSFFSTEILESIIKNLNPKDKHKSDLTNREIEILYNICKGLSNQEIADLLYISKRTVDKHRENILLKTDSKNTASLVVYAIKQHIFEV
- the aroE gene encoding shikimate dehydrogenase (AroE; catalyzes the conversion of shikimate to 3-dehydroshikimate); translation: MKTYGILGYPLGHSFSKKYFTEKFEQLSLDAEFLNFELPTIQKLPAVLKKNIKLNGLCVTIPYKEEVIQFLDEIDPLAEKLGAVNSIQIVRKKNLIKLKGFNTDIYGFLESLKIFLGQKRPQALILGTGGASKAIAGGLEELGLDFKFVSRNAKENCFTYNQLDADIMSKYKLIVNCSPLGTFPKEDTCPDIPYQLLTKEHFLYDLVYNPAETLFMKKGAAQGAKTHNGLRMLHLQAEKNWEIWTNNND